The Humulus lupulus chromosome 4, drHumLupu1.1, whole genome shotgun sequence genome has a window encoding:
- the LOC133833069 gene encoding uncharacterized protein LOC133833069: MSGPIAQSVPPENVGDQIDRMCRLLEASQQQSDEAIKTLTEAQARLEAEIAELRRSADTTRITQANNNLDSGRPEVPIDRVSLPQQNMNLGSERSQGLLPPSGVEERRAPLCDTHMRTEAEPIGSAQPTAKIRPQQTTRQATHDSPPKDHVPSIRFLDSWKEDMMREMMQKFSDGRSVYTTEHLDLVSRTTEKSPFSEWIQNEPKPRDFIIPSLPMFNGKGDPLNHLFQFQQKMALEANNEAIQCKVFSTTFSEPALLWFRQLNPGSLNSFSDLRRTFLQQYSANREAPRTMADLYQIEQGENEHPKAYLQRYIDLVHQIHDVDPITAANLFIRSLQVGSLLHENLTMTPPYDMAEVQTRAEGIFRVLEFRECAQKKSALISAPPTNNPPQPARDDKRKRNQTDHAKEGKRLRQDRQSPRYPSFECTVPQEVIYEENKERPIWREPYKITTPSDRRDKSRYRLFHKDHGHTIAECHNLNNQIQALMRSRRLTQYIKETGRPGTSRHNPASTPAPQASDPVHTASDSTQEPLKQVPMIHGIVELTENQEHITEIHKWMEERVK; this comes from the coding sequence ATGTCGGGTCCAATCGCACAGAGCGTCCCTCCGGAGAACGTGGGCGATCAGATCGACAGGATGTGTCGCCTGCTGGAGGCGAGCCAGCAGCAGTCCGACGAAGCAATCAAGACATTGACCGAAGCTCAGGCTAGGCTCGAAGCTGAGATTGCTGAGCTGCGTAGATCCGCTGACACCACACGCATTACCCAAGCCAACAACAATCTCGACTCTGGTAGACCCGAAGTTCCAATCGACCGCGTCAGTTTGCCTCAGCAAAACATGAACCTCGGTAGTGAAAGATCCCAAGGTCTCCTGCCACCCTCCGGGGTCGAAGAACGACGAGCCCCACTCTGTGACACACATATGCGGACGGAAGCAGAACCCATCGGATCCGCTCAGCCAACAGCCAAAATCAGGCCTCAACAAACCACACGTCAAGCCACACACGATTCACCCCCTAAAGACCATGTTCCCTCGATCCGGTTCTTAGATAGTTGGAAAGAAGATATGATGAGAGaaatgatgcagaagttctcAGACGGGCGATCTGTTTACACCACCGAGCATTTGGATCTAGTGTCAAGAACCACTGAGAAATCTCCTTTCTCAGAGTGGATTCAGAATGAGCCTAAGCCCCGGGACTTCATCATCCCTTCCCTGCCTATGTTTAATGGAAAGGGAGATCCGCTAAACCATCTATTCCAATTTCAGCAGAAAATGGCATTAGAAGCTAACAACGAAGCTATTCAATGCAAGGTCTTTTCAACGACTTTCTCCGAACCAGCTTTGTTATGGTTCCGACAGTTAAATCCCGGATCCCTCAACAGTTTTAGTGACCTCCGACGGACTTTTTTACAACAATATAGTGCGAACCGTGAGGCACCAAGAACAATGGCTGACCTCTATCAGATTGAGCAAGGGGAAAATGAACATCCGAAAGCATATTTGCAGCGTTACATTGACCTCGTGCATCAAATCCACGACGTCGATCCAATTACCGCAGCCAATCTCTTCATCAGAAGCTTGCAGGTGGGATCTCTTTTACATGAAAACCTCACCATGACACCACCCTACGACATGGCAGAAGTGCAGACCCGAGCCGAGGGCATCTTCAGGGTTTTGGAATTTCGAGAATGTGCGCAGAAGAAGTCTGCGCTCATCTCTGCTCCACCAACAAATAACCCTCCGCAACCTGCTAGAGATGACAAGAGGAAACGAAACCAAACAGATCACGCGAAGGAAGGAAAAAGGCTAAGACAGGACCGACAGTCACCACGATACCCTTCCTTCGAATGCACCGTCCCGCAAGAAgtcatttatgaagaaaataaagaaagaccTATCTGGCGAGAGCCCTATAAAATTACCACTCCTTCTGACAGGAGGGATAAAAGTAGGTATCGCCTCTTCCATAAAGATCACGGCCATACGATCGCTGAATGCCATAACCTGAACAATCAGATCCAAGCCCTCATGAGAAGCAGGAGGCTTACCCAATACATCAAGGAGACAGGCAGACCCGGCACCTCGCGGCATAATCCCGCTTCTACCCCAGCACCACAAGCGTCAGATCCCGTGCACACAGCCTCTGATAGCACTCAGGAGCCTCTTAAGCAAGTCCCTATGATCCACGGGATCGTGGAACTCACTGAGAACCAAGAGCATATCACCGAAATCCATAAGTGGATGGAGGAACGAGTGAAGTGA